From Homo sapiens chromosome 6, GRCh38.p14 Primary Assembly, the proteins below share one genomic window:
- the NUP43 gene encoding nucleoporin Nup43 codes for MEEIYAKFVSQKISKTRWRPLPPGSLQTAETFATGSWDNEENYISLWSIGDFGNLDSDGGFEGDHQLLCDIRHHGDVMDLQFFDQERIVAASSTGCVTVFLHHPNNQTLSVNQQWTTAHYHTGPGSPSYSSAPCTGVVCNNPEIVTVGEDGRINLFRADHKEAVRTIDNADSSTLHAVTFLRTPEILTVNSIGQLKIWDFRQQGNEPSQILSLTGDRVPLHCVDRHPNQQHVVATGGQDGMLSIWDVRQGTMPVSLLKAHEAEMWEVHFHPSNPEHLFTCSEDGSLWHWDASTDVPEKSSLFHQGGRSSTFLSHSISNQANVHQSVISSWLSTDPAKDRIEITSLLPSRSLSVNTLDVLGPCLVCGTDAEAIYVTRHLFS; via the exons ATGGAGGAAATTTATGCGAAGTTTGTGTCCCAGAAAATCAGCAAAACCCGCTGGCGACCGCTGCCTCCGGGAAGTTTACAGACCGCGGAGACGTTCGCTACAGGATCTTGGGACAATGAG gaaaattatatttcactgtggtctatTGGAGATTTTGGAAACTTGGACTCTGATGGAGGGTTTGAAGGAGACCATCAGTTATTGTGTGATATCAGACACCATGGTGATGTAATGGATTTACAG ttttttgaCCAGGAAAGAATTGTCGCTGCTTCATCAACAGGATGTGTAACAGTTTTCCTTCACCATCCAAATAACCAG ACTCTGTCAGTCAACCAGCAGTGGACTACAGCTCACTACCACACAGGCCCTGGCAGTCCTTCCTATAGCAGTGCACCATGTACAGGTGTTGTGTGCAACAACCCAGAAATCGTTACAGTTGGAGAGGATGGTCGAATAAATCTCTTCAGAGCTGATCACAAGGAAGCTGTAAGAACCATAG acaaTGCAGATAGTAGTACACTCCATGCTGTAACCTTTCTTCGAACTCCTGAGATTCTTACTGTAAATTCAATTGGACAGTTGAAAATATGGGATTTCAGACAACAAGGAAATGAGCCTTCTCAGATATTGTCACT GACTGGTGACCGAGTGCCACTCCACTGTGTTGATAGACATCCCAACCAACAGCATGTTGTAGCTACTGGTGGCCAAGATGGAATGTTGAGTATTTGGGATGTTAGACAAGGTACTATGCCTGTATCTCTGCTGAAGGCTCATGAAGCTGAAA TGTGGGAAGTTCACTTTCACCCATCCAACCCAGAACATCTTTTTACCTGCTCTGAAGATGGATCCCTCTGGCACTGGGATGCTTCCACAGATGTACCTGAAAAGTCGTCACTCTTTCACCAAG gaGGAAGAAGCAGTACTTTTTTGTCTCATAGCATTAGTAACCAAGCTAATGTTCACCAGTCTGTCATTAGCTCCTGGCTCAGCACTGATCCTGCAAAAGACCGAATTGAAATCACAAGCTTACTTCCCAGTAGGTCTCTGTCTGTGAACACTTTGGATGTTTTAGGTCCTTGTCTTGTTTGTGGAACCGATGCAGAAGCAATTTATGTTACTAGACATCTTTTTTCGTAG
- the NUP43 gene encoding nucleoporin Nup43 isoform X2 — protein sequence MEEIYAKFVSQKISKTRWRPLPPGSLQTAETFATGSWDNEENYISLWSIGDFGNLDSDGGFEGDHQLLCDIRHHGDVMDLQFFDQERIVAASSTGCVTVFLHHPNNQTLSVNQQWTTAHYHTGPGSPSYSSAPCTGVVCNNPEIVTVGEDGRINLFRADHKEAVRTIDNADSSTLHAVTFLRTPEILTVNSIGQLKIWDFRQQGNEPSQILSLTGDRVPLHCVDRHPNQQHVVATGGQDGMLSIWDVRQGTMPVSLLKAHEAEMWEVHFHPSNPEHLFTCSEDGSLWHWDASTDVPEKSSLFHQEKFWSGEHVWSMHACPCYNFIYRETNSFI from the exons ATGGAGGAAATTTATGCGAAGTTTGTGTCCCAGAAAATCAGCAAAACCCGCTGGCGACCGCTGCCTCCGGGAAGTTTACAGACCGCGGAGACGTTCGCTACAGGATCTTGGGACAATGAG gaaaattatatttcactgtggtctatTGGAGATTTTGGAAACTTGGACTCTGATGGAGGGTTTGAAGGAGACCATCAGTTATTGTGTGATATCAGACACCATGGTGATGTAATGGATTTACAG ttttttgaCCAGGAAAGAATTGTCGCTGCTTCATCAACAGGATGTGTAACAGTTTTCCTTCACCATCCAAATAACCAG ACTCTGTCAGTCAACCAGCAGTGGACTACAGCTCACTACCACACAGGCCCTGGCAGTCCTTCCTATAGCAGTGCACCATGTACAGGTGTTGTGTGCAACAACCCAGAAATCGTTACAGTTGGAGAGGATGGTCGAATAAATCTCTTCAGAGCTGATCACAAGGAAGCTGTAAGAACCATAG acaaTGCAGATAGTAGTACACTCCATGCTGTAACCTTTCTTCGAACTCCTGAGATTCTTACTGTAAATTCAATTGGACAGTTGAAAATATGGGATTTCAGACAACAAGGAAATGAGCCTTCTCAGATATTGTCACT GACTGGTGACCGAGTGCCACTCCACTGTGTTGATAGACATCCCAACCAACAGCATGTTGTAGCTACTGGTGGCCAAGATGGAATGTTGAGTATTTGGGATGTTAGACAAGGTACTATGCCTGTATCTCTGCTGAAGGCTCATGAAGCTGAAA TGTGGGAAGTTCACTTTCACCCATCCAACCCAGAACATCTTTTTACCTGCTCTGAAGATGGATCCCTCTGGCACTGGGATGCTTCCACAGATGTACCTGAAAAGTCGTCACTCTTTCACCAAG AAAAATTCTGGAGCGGAGAGCATGTGTGGAGCATGCATGCATGTCCATGCTATAACTTCATCTACAGAGAAACAAACAGTTTCATCTAA
- the NUP43 gene encoding nucleoporin Nup43 isoform X4 produces MEEIYAKFVSQKISKTRWRPLPPGSLQTAETFATGSWDNEENYISLWSIGDFGNLDSDGGFEGDHQLLCDIRHHGDVMDLQFFDQERIVAASSTGCVTVFLHHPNNQTLSVNQQWTTAHYHTGPGSPSYSSAPCTGVVCNNPEIVTVGEDGRINLFRADHKEAVRTIDNADSSTLHAVTFLRTPEILTVNSIGQLKIWDFRQQGNEPSQILSLTGDRVPLHCVDRHPNQQHVVATGGQDGMLSIWDVRQGTMPVSLLKAHEAEMWEVHFHPSNPEHLFTCSEDGSLWHWDASTDVPEKSSLFHQASKSNVKCRGSKR; encoded by the exons ATGGAGGAAATTTATGCGAAGTTTGTGTCCCAGAAAATCAGCAAAACCCGCTGGCGACCGCTGCCTCCGGGAAGTTTACAGACCGCGGAGACGTTCGCTACAGGATCTTGGGACAATGAG gaaaattatatttcactgtggtctatTGGAGATTTTGGAAACTTGGACTCTGATGGAGGGTTTGAAGGAGACCATCAGTTATTGTGTGATATCAGACACCATGGTGATGTAATGGATTTACAG ttttttgaCCAGGAAAGAATTGTCGCTGCTTCATCAACAGGATGTGTAACAGTTTTCCTTCACCATCCAAATAACCAG ACTCTGTCAGTCAACCAGCAGTGGACTACAGCTCACTACCACACAGGCCCTGGCAGTCCTTCCTATAGCAGTGCACCATGTACAGGTGTTGTGTGCAACAACCCAGAAATCGTTACAGTTGGAGAGGATGGTCGAATAAATCTCTTCAGAGCTGATCACAAGGAAGCTGTAAGAACCATAG acaaTGCAGATAGTAGTACACTCCATGCTGTAACCTTTCTTCGAACTCCTGAGATTCTTACTGTAAATTCAATTGGACAGTTGAAAATATGGGATTTCAGACAACAAGGAAATGAGCCTTCTCAGATATTGTCACT GACTGGTGACCGAGTGCCACTCCACTGTGTTGATAGACATCCCAACCAACAGCATGTTGTAGCTACTGGTGGCCAAGATGGAATGTTGAGTATTTGGGATGTTAGACAAGGTACTATGCCTGTATCTCTGCTGAAGGCTCATGAAGCTGAAA TGTGGGAAGTTCACTTTCACCCATCCAACCCAGAACATCTTTTTACCTGCTCTGAAGATGGATCCCTCTGGCACTGGGATGCTTCCACAGATGTACCTGAAAAGTCGTCACTCTTTCACCAAG CGTCCAAGAGCAATGTAAAATGTAGGGGCagtaaaagataa
- the NUP43 gene encoding nucleoporin Nup43 isoform X5: MEEIYAKFVSQKISKTRWRPLPPGSLQTAETFATGSWDNEENYISLWSIGDFGNLDSDGGFEGDHQLLCDIRHHGDVMDLQFFDQERIVAASSTGCVTVFLHHPNNQTLSVNQQWTTAHYHTGPGSPSYSSAPCTGVVCNNPEIVTVGEDGRINLFRADHKEAVRTIDNADSSTLHAVTFLRTPEILTVNSIGQLKIWDFRQQGNEPSQILSLTGDRVPLHCVDRHPNQQHVVATGGQDGMLSIWDVRQGTMPVSLLKAHEAEMWEVHFHPSNPEHLFTCSEDGSLWHWDASTDVPEKSSLFHQGEKALPQPG, from the exons ATGGAGGAAATTTATGCGAAGTTTGTGTCCCAGAAAATCAGCAAAACCCGCTGGCGACCGCTGCCTCCGGGAAGTTTACAGACCGCGGAGACGTTCGCTACAGGATCTTGGGACAATGAG gaaaattatatttcactgtggtctatTGGAGATTTTGGAAACTTGGACTCTGATGGAGGGTTTGAAGGAGACCATCAGTTATTGTGTGATATCAGACACCATGGTGATGTAATGGATTTACAG ttttttgaCCAGGAAAGAATTGTCGCTGCTTCATCAACAGGATGTGTAACAGTTTTCCTTCACCATCCAAATAACCAG ACTCTGTCAGTCAACCAGCAGTGGACTACAGCTCACTACCACACAGGCCCTGGCAGTCCTTCCTATAGCAGTGCACCATGTACAGGTGTTGTGTGCAACAACCCAGAAATCGTTACAGTTGGAGAGGATGGTCGAATAAATCTCTTCAGAGCTGATCACAAGGAAGCTGTAAGAACCATAG acaaTGCAGATAGTAGTACACTCCATGCTGTAACCTTTCTTCGAACTCCTGAGATTCTTACTGTAAATTCAATTGGACAGTTGAAAATATGGGATTTCAGACAACAAGGAAATGAGCCTTCTCAGATATTGTCACT GACTGGTGACCGAGTGCCACTCCACTGTGTTGATAGACATCCCAACCAACAGCATGTTGTAGCTACTGGTGGCCAAGATGGAATGTTGAGTATTTGGGATGTTAGACAAGGTACTATGCCTGTATCTCTGCTGAAGGCTCATGAAGCTGAAA TGTGGGAAGTTCACTTTCACCCATCCAACCCAGAACATCTTTTTACCTGCTCTGAAGATGGATCCCTCTGGCACTGGGATGCTTCCACAGATGTACCTGAAAAGTCGTCACTCTTTCACCAAG GAGAAAAGGCGCTCCCTCAACCAGGCTGA
- the NUP43 gene encoding nucleoporin Nup43 isoform X1, which yields MEEIYAKFVSQKISKTRWRPLPPGSLQTAETFATGSWDNEENYISLWSIGDFGNLDSDGGFEGDHQLLCDIRHHGDVMDLQFFDQERIVAASSTGCVTVFLHHPNNQTLSVNQQWTTAHYHTGPGSPSYSSAPCTGVVCNNPEIVTVGEDGRINLFRADHKEAVRTIDNADSSTLHAVTFLRTPEILTVNSIGQLKIWDFRQQGNEPSQILSLTGDRVPLHCVDRHPNQQHVVATGGQDGMLSIWDVRQGTMPVSLLKAHEAEMWEVHFHPSNPEHLFTCSEDGSLWHWDASTDVPEKSSLFHQEMSSHYAAQAALKLLSSSNLPAWASRGIAIISMSWLYPAILYF from the exons ATGGAGGAAATTTATGCGAAGTTTGTGTCCCAGAAAATCAGCAAAACCCGCTGGCGACCGCTGCCTCCGGGAAGTTTACAGACCGCGGAGACGTTCGCTACAGGATCTTGGGACAATGAG gaaaattatatttcactgtggtctatTGGAGATTTTGGAAACTTGGACTCTGATGGAGGGTTTGAAGGAGACCATCAGTTATTGTGTGATATCAGACACCATGGTGATGTAATGGATTTACAG ttttttgaCCAGGAAAGAATTGTCGCTGCTTCATCAACAGGATGTGTAACAGTTTTCCTTCACCATCCAAATAACCAG ACTCTGTCAGTCAACCAGCAGTGGACTACAGCTCACTACCACACAGGCCCTGGCAGTCCTTCCTATAGCAGTGCACCATGTACAGGTGTTGTGTGCAACAACCCAGAAATCGTTACAGTTGGAGAGGATGGTCGAATAAATCTCTTCAGAGCTGATCACAAGGAAGCTGTAAGAACCATAG acaaTGCAGATAGTAGTACACTCCATGCTGTAACCTTTCTTCGAACTCCTGAGATTCTTACTGTAAATTCAATTGGACAGTTGAAAATATGGGATTTCAGACAACAAGGAAATGAGCCTTCTCAGATATTGTCACT GACTGGTGACCGAGTGCCACTCCACTGTGTTGATAGACATCCCAACCAACAGCATGTTGTAGCTACTGGTGGCCAAGATGGAATGTTGAGTATTTGGGATGTTAGACAAGGTACTATGCCTGTATCTCTGCTGAAGGCTCATGAAGCTGAAA TGTGGGAAGTTCACTTTCACCCATCCAACCCAGAACATCTTTTTACCTGCTCTGAAGATGGATCCCTCTGGCACTGGGATGCTTCCACAGATGTACCTGAAAAGTCGTCACTCTTTCACCAAG agatgagctctcactatgctgcccaggctgctctcaaactcctgagctcaagcaatcttcctgcctgggcctcccgaggTATTGCAATTATAAGCATGAGCTGGCTGTACCCAgccattttatacttttaa